TTGGAAGAGGAAGCGGCCAAAAAGCGCGAGGAGTTTTACAACTCCGTATCCTTAGGCGACATCTTCGAGGGAACCGTGAGCAGTATAACCTCGTTCGGTGCTTTCGTGAACTTGGGAGCCATCGAAGGCCTGGTGCACGTGAGTGAGCTTTCGTGGAGGCGCAGCGCGAGACCTCGCGACGTGGTCAAAAAGGGAGAGCGCGTCTCCGTCAAGCTCATAGGGCTGGATAAAGAGAGCGGCCGCGTATCGCTCAGCATCAAGCAGGCCCAACCGGACCCATGGGACGTGGCGATTGAGCATTGGAAGGTCGGCGATCGCGTTACTGGCAAGGTCACCAACCTTACGGACTTCGGCGCCTTCGTGGAGATAGAACCTGGCGTAGAAGGGCTTATTCATATAAGCGATTTGAGCTGGTCGCGGATCAAGCACCCCAGGGATGTCTTGAAGAAGAACCAGCAGGTCGAGGTGCAGATCCTCGAGATCGACCCGTCGCGAAAGCGCATCAGCCTCGGTTATAAGCAGCTTCACGATCCGTGGCTCGGCGTTGAGGAGCGATATCACAAGGGCGACGACGTGACGGTGAAGATAGTGAGGCTCGTGGAATTCGGCGCCTTCGCCCAGCTCGAGGAGGGCGTAGAGGGGCTTATTCATGTCTCTCAGATCAGCAGGCGCCCTGTGAGCAAGCCCGGTGACGTTTTGAGCGAGGGACAGGAAGTGACGGCTCGAATCCTCGACGTCAATCCCAAGGAGCGCAGGATCAGGCTCAGCATTAAGGCCGCTCAGGAGGAAGAGGAGCGGAAGAACAGGCGTGGTCGAGGCGAAGAACGTAGGAATCGCGAGGCTAAGGCGCAAGAGGCGGAGTTTCAGAACACCGAACCATCCGTCACAATTGGCGAGCTTATAAAAGGCCAACTGCCCGAATAGGGTGTATAATATAAAAGAATTTCATATACGCATGGACGCCCTCGCATGCGGGGGCGTCGGGACTTGCACCTTATGGGGGGTTGGCTTGTTTGGCTGTGCGCGAGATTCTCATATACCCCGATTCGCGCCTGAGGGCGAGGAATGCCCCGGTTGAAGATTTTTCCGAAGAGCTGCGCTCGTTGGTAAGGGACCTCTTTGAGACCACTTATTCATATGACGGAGTCGGAGTTGCAGCACCTCAAGTCGGAGTTAATTGCAAACTCGCCGTGGTGGCTTGGGAGGACAAGAAATTGGTCCTGGCCAATCCGCGGGTCCTGCTTCAAGAGGGCGAGGAGGAGCGGGAAGAGGGGTGTCTCAGTTTCCCCGGAATATTTGAAAACGTAAAGCGTCCCCAGAAAGTTACCGTCGAGGCCATGGACGAAGAGGGCAAGCTCTATACCGTCGAGGCCGAAGGCTTTTTGGCGAGAGCATTGCTCCACGAGATCGACCACCTCGAAGGAAAGCTTCTCATAGATTACCTTTCTCCAATGAAAAGACAACTTGTGAAGAAAAAGATGAAGCGCCAGCGAAGGGACGAATGATATATTGCGCCTGTGGTTTATGGGTTCAGGGAGATTTGCTGCGAGGTGTTTCCTCGAACTTTCTGCTTCCTTGCACTTCGAGGTCGTGGTAGTGCCGCCTCCCAAACCCGCTGGAAGGGGGCTGAAGGAGTCGCTGTCTTCTCTGGAGGAAGTGGCGAAAGTCGGTTACGGGCCGTTGATACGGACGCGCGATGTAAACCGTGAACCGACCCTCCTCGATACGCCCCGCAAAGAGTGGCCGGATGTGATAATAGTTGTAGATTTCGGCCAAAAGATAAAGGAACCCATCTTATCTGCGCCCACCTTTGGGTGCATCAATATCCACCCTTCGCTTTTACCCGCTTACCGCGGAGCAGCTCCAATACAGAGAGCCTTAATGGATGGCAAGGAAGAGACAGGCGTTACCGTCTTCAGGTTAGTGGATGCGATGGACGCCGGCCCGATATTGGCTCAACGCCGCTATCCCATATCACCGGATGCTACCGCGGGCCAGCTCTGTGAGGCCTTGGCCCGCGAAGGGAGTCACCTCTTGCTCGAAGTCTTAGAGGGCTTGTCTAAGGGATCGATAAGGGAGGAGCCTCAGGACGAATCTGAGGCTACCTACGCTCCGAAGATCACAAAGGATGAGGCCCTCATACGATGGGATGAATCCTCAAAGCGCGTTCACGACTTGGTGAGAGCCTTAAACCCTGCCCCCGGCGCCTTCACTTTCGCGCACGGAAAAATATTGAAAATCTGGCGCGCCTCTATTGCGGATGGCATTTGCGGCAAGCCCGGTGAGATCGTAGAGATCGAAGGCGGGCGACCGGTCGTGGCCTGCGGCAAAGGCGGTGTCGTGTTGCTCGAAGTGCAGCAGGAGGGAAAAGAGCCTCGCGATGCTGCGGCTTGGTGGCGCGGTGCCAGGTTGAAAAAAGGGGATGCCTTGGGATGAATTCAACCTTCAAAGATCGCTTCAAGAGCTTTCCCTGGGGGAAAGCTGTAGCGGTAACAGGAGCCTTGGGGGCTGGCAAGACCGAGTGGGCGCTCAATTTGTCTATGGCTTTTTTAGCCCTCGGAGAGAGCGTAACCTTGGCCGACGTGGATATCTTGAACCCTTATTTTACAGTGAGGAGCCTCTCGAGTCTGCCGTTCTCCGAAGGGCTTTCCGTAGTCTGCACGGCAGGCGAAGCGAGATGGAGCGACTTGCCTCTCGTTCCACCCGCCGTAGGCAGGGCCTTGTTGAA
This genomic window from Acetomicrobium sp. S15 = DSM 107314 contains:
- the def gene encoding peptide deformylase: MREILIYPDSRLRARNAPVEDFSEELRSLVRDLFETTYSYDGVGVAAPQVGVNCKLAVVAWEDKKLVLANPRVLLQEGEEEREEGCLSFPGIFENVKRPQKVTVEAMDEEGKLYTVEAEGFLARALLHEIDHLEGKLLIDYLSPMKRQLVKKKMKRQRRDE
- the rpsA gene encoding 30S ribosomal protein S1 — translated: MFEEPEKGQMDEKEGMNTPLSVEETESEQVESGAGAVEAQTVEQEAAEPETSSRVEAVRRSGESMEHMLEDYEVGNIFRGKAVEGKIVNANDDGWLVDISYKCEGFLPKNEWTHRVLVDKADLPQVGDTVRVQVTKIVRGEETQVFLSRWRLEFDERWRALEEAVKANGVIQVVGLRKVKGGIIVDAFGIEGFIPISHLAEEGRFLNQSKFIGEPFEVKVLEMDKRKRRLVLSRRILLEEEAAKKREEFYNSVSLGDIFEGTVSSITSFGAFVNLGAIEGLVHVSELSWRRSARPRDVVKKGERVSVKLIGLDKESGRVSLSIKQAQPDPWDVAIEHWKVGDRVTGKVTNLTDFGAFVEIEPGVEGLIHISDLSWSRIKHPRDVLKKNQQVEVQILEIDPSRKRISLGYKQLHDPWLGVEERYHKGDDVTVKIVRLVEFGAFAQLEEGVEGLIHVSQISRRPVSKPGDVLSEGQEVTARILDVNPKERRIRLSIKAAQEEEERKNRRGRGEERRNREAKAQEAEFQNTEPSVTIGELIKGQLPE
- the fmt gene encoding methionyl-tRNA formyltransferase, with the protein product MRLWFMGSGRFAARCFLELSASLHFEVVVVPPPKPAGRGLKESLSSLEEVAKVGYGPLIRTRDVNREPTLLDTPRKEWPDVIIVVDFGQKIKEPILSAPTFGCINIHPSLLPAYRGAAPIQRALMDGKEETGVTVFRLVDAMDAGPILAQRRYPISPDATAGQLCEALAREGSHLLLEVLEGLSKGSIREEPQDESEATYAPKITKDEALIRWDESSKRVHDLVRALNPAPGAFTFAHGKILKIWRASIADGICGKPGEIVEIEGGRPVVACGKGGVVLLEVQQEGKEPRDAAAWWRGARLKKGDALG